A single genomic interval of Chitinivibrionales bacterium harbors:
- a CDS encoding ferredoxin, whose translation MIKVKKNVCDVCGTCIRICPEDALLIIGELSCDETRCTSCGRCVKICPLGALSCEKPE comes from the coding sequence ATGATAAAAGTTAAAAAAAATGTTTGTGATGTCTGTGGTACATGTATCAGGATATGTCCTGAAGACGCCTTGCTGATCATCGGAGAGCTTTCGTGTGATGAAACCAGGTGCACTTCCTGCGGAAGGTGTGTAAAAATATGTCCGTTGGGAGCATTGAGTTGCGAAAAGCCGGAGTAA